One segment of Allorhodopirellula heiligendammensis DNA contains the following:
- the ald gene encoding alanine dehydrogenase, which produces MRIGVPTEVKSDEYRIAMLPVGAEELTARGHEVLIQSGAGAGSGMTDDEYRVAGATIVETAAELFAASDMIVKVKEPQPSEYDLIRPEQILFTFFHFAASRSLTDAMIASGASCYAYETLRDRKNRLPLLTPMSEVAGRMSIQEGAKYLEKPQMGRGILLGGVPGVAPAHITILGGGVVGANAARIAAGFQANVSILDVNLDRLRYLDEIMPANVNVLFSDRHTILQEIQLADLVVGAVLIPGAKAPQLVHAADLKVMKPGSVIIDVAVDQGGCIETSRPTTHQQPTFIIDDVVHYCVANMPGAVGRTSTYALCNATLPYLIRLAGQGNVAEPQDVELASALNIHQGEIVNQAVASTFVNAG; this is translated from the coding sequence ATGCGCATTGGCGTTCCGACCGAAGTAAAATCCGATGAATACCGTATTGCAATGTTACCCGTCGGTGCCGAGGAGCTAACCGCGAGGGGGCATGAAGTGCTGATCCAGTCCGGTGCCGGGGCGGGATCGGGAATGACCGACGATGAATACCGAGTCGCCGGAGCAACAATTGTCGAGACTGCAGCTGAACTGTTCGCGGCCTCCGACATGATCGTGAAAGTCAAGGAACCGCAACCGTCCGAATATGATCTGATCCGCCCCGAGCAGATTCTCTTTACGTTTTTTCATTTCGCTGCAAGTCGATCTTTGACTGACGCGATGATCGCCTCAGGTGCTTCTTGCTACGCTTATGAAACGCTGCGGGATCGCAAAAATCGTTTGCCGCTACTGACGCCAATGAGCGAGGTGGCGGGACGGATGAGTATTCAGGAGGGGGCCAAATACCTCGAAAAGCCGCAGATGGGACGTGGGATTCTGCTCGGAGGCGTACCTGGCGTTGCCCCTGCCCACATCACGATTCTCGGTGGCGGTGTCGTCGGTGCGAATGCGGCGAGAATCGCAGCAGGCTTTCAAGCCAATGTGTCCATCCTCGATGTGAATCTCGATCGTTTGCGTTATCTCGATGAAATCATGCCGGCCAACGTGAACGTGCTCTTCAGTGATCGCCACACTATTCTGCAAGAGATCCAGCTCGCCGATCTCGTCGTCGGCGCTGTGCTGATTCCGGGAGCGAAAGCCCCCCAACTCGTTCACGCGGCTGATCTGAAGGTCATGAAACCGGGCAGCGTCATCATTGATGTGGCAGTGGATCAAGGTGGATGTATCGAAACGAGCCGCCCTACCACTCATCAACAGCCGACATTTATCATCGATGATGTCGTGCATTACTGCGTTGCCAACATGCCCGGCGCGGTCGGTCGCACGAGCACCTACGCGCTCTGCAACGCAACGCTCCCGTATTTAATACGCCTCGCTGGGCAAGGAAACGTTGCGGAGCCGCAAGACGTTGAGTTGGCCTCGGCGTTGAATATCCATCAGGGCGAGATCGTCAACCAAGCCGTCGCGAGCACATTTGTAAACGCAGGATAG
- a CDS encoding DUF4339 domain-containing protein, with translation MTAWFVQQGNEELGPLRPADLLALVRDGTVHPETRVRKDDSSWFAASAVGGLFEAARRPTIEHYCPHCENVRVAPPPTTCPKCDQTLTKTRERIIENSLSKSNSQASDSAASQGPAMSARRWLQKRVGKDKSS, from the coding sequence ATGACTGCATGGTTTGTCCAACAAGGCAACGAAGAACTCGGGCCGCTCCGTCCCGCTGACTTACTCGCCCTCGTCCGCGACGGCACTGTGCATCCCGAAACAAGGGTTCGCAAAGACGACTCATCGTGGTTTGCGGCCAGCGCGGTAGGAGGGCTGTTCGAGGCAGCCCGGCGGCCGACGATTGAGCATTACTGCCCGCATTGTGAGAACGTCCGCGTCGCTCCTCCGCCGACGACCTGCCCCAAGTGTGATCAAACGCTCACGAAGACGCGTGAACGCATCATCGAGAATTCGCTCAGCAAATCAAACAGCCAGGCCTCCGACTCCGCCGCCTCCCAGGGGCCCGCGATGTCGGCCCGCCGCTGGCTGCAAAAACGAGTCGGAAAAGACAAATCGTCGTAA
- a CDS encoding deoxyribodipyrimidine photolyase has protein sequence MIAQRRLRYSFALDYAIERAIEFERPLLIFEPLRIRYQWASDRLHRFVIEGMRDNACQAAELGVSYYPYVEPQPGHGTPLLHRLAARACTVVTDEYPCFFLPTMIAAVKARIPARLELVDGNGILPLRRAEKTYTVAHSYRRYMQKNVLDELQRTPAANPLPCPTLPRPRSSLIDRKILKRWPAADFKDLLDRDGLANLPIDHRVRPSTVCPGGSVEATRRLTDFLHRKLEHYDDDRNQPDEHATSGLSPYLHFGHMSAHEIVLKLFEREGWTAEQVSPPNGKNHGFWNLSAPAEGFLDQMLTWREIGFNWSFMNSATYDSLESLPNWARETLREHTGDERPYRYTLEEFEGARTHDPLWNAAQTEIVRTGLMHNYMRMLWGKKILHWTGSPQEALDVMIHLNNKYGLDGRDPNSYCGILWVLGRTDRAWGPKRPVFGSVRYMTSDSARKKLRLNEYLKEFGPE, from the coding sequence ATGATCGCCCAGCGTCGGTTGCGGTACAGCTTTGCACTCGATTATGCGATTGAGCGGGCAATCGAGTTTGAGCGACCTCTATTGATTTTCGAGCCGCTGCGAATTCGATATCAATGGGCGAGCGATCGGTTACACCGGTTCGTGATCGAGGGTATGAGAGACAACGCGTGCCAAGCCGCAGAATTGGGAGTGTCCTACTACCCCTACGTCGAACCTCAGCCGGGGCACGGGACGCCGCTGCTGCATCGGTTGGCCGCGCGGGCGTGCACGGTGGTCACCGATGAGTATCCGTGTTTCTTTTTGCCGACGATGATCGCCGCGGTGAAAGCTCGTATCCCCGCGAGGTTAGAGCTCGTCGATGGCAATGGCATCCTGCCGCTGCGCCGGGCTGAGAAAACCTACACGGTTGCACACAGCTATCGCCGTTACATGCAAAAGAATGTGCTCGATGAACTGCAGCGAACTCCGGCGGCGAATCCCCTGCCCTGCCCTACCCTGCCCCGTCCACGCTCAAGTTTGATTGATCGCAAAATCCTGAAGCGATGGCCTGCCGCTGATTTTAAGGATTTGCTCGACCGCGATGGCCTCGCGAATCTGCCCATTGATCATCGCGTTCGGCCGTCGACCGTCTGTCCAGGTGGCAGCGTCGAAGCGACGCGGCGGCTGACCGATTTCCTTCATCGGAAACTTGAGCACTACGATGATGATCGCAATCAACCCGATGAGCACGCGACGTCCGGCCTGAGCCCTTATCTGCACTTTGGACACATGTCCGCTCATGAAATTGTTTTGAAACTGTTCGAACGTGAAGGCTGGACGGCCGAACAAGTGTCTCCGCCCAATGGCAAAAACCACGGATTTTGGAATCTCAGTGCACCTGCCGAAGGCTTTCTCGATCAGATGCTGACGTGGCGTGAAATCGGGTTCAATTGGTCCTTCATGAATTCGGCGACCTACGACAGCCTGGAATCACTACCCAATTGGGCCCGGGAAACCCTTCGCGAGCACACGGGTGACGAGCGACCCTATCGATACACGCTCGAGGAGTTCGAAGGTGCGCGCACGCATGACCCACTTTGGAATGCTGCTCAGACTGAGATCGTGCGGACGGGGCTGATGCACAATTACATGCGAATGCTGTGGGGAAAGAAGATTTTGCATTGGACAGGCTCGCCGCAGGAAGCGCTCGATGTGATGATCCACCTGAATAACAAGTATGGGCTCGATGGTCGCGACCCGAACTCGTATTGCGGTATTCTATGGGTGCTCGGCCGGACGGATCGGGCATGGGGGCCGAAGCGGCCTGTATTTGGGAGTGTGCGTTACATGACCAGCGACAGCGCTCGCAAAAAGCTCCGCCTCAACGAGTATCTCAAGGAATTCGGCCCTGAGTAG
- a CDS encoding DUF2760 domain-containing protein, whose amino-acid sequence MRLGLALRAFWKALFDRAAAERVAIALDAPIDSRIEQKTSSPQREPSPTAAPQPPAAPAQNPAITLLATLQRDARLIDLIYENLDQYQDAQVGAAARPCLKQCRQSLDRILKIEKLVPANESESVEVPPNASVARFRWIGESSASAAATAKLVHPGWQAAAIQLPQWSGQAADAEIIAPAQVSAS is encoded by the coding sequence ATGCGATTGGGATTAGCGCTGCGAGCGTTCTGGAAAGCACTCTTTGACCGCGCTGCAGCGGAACGCGTAGCGATTGCGCTGGACGCGCCTATCGATTCTCGCATCGAGCAGAAAACATCCTCACCCCAACGTGAGCCGTCTCCCACAGCGGCTCCGCAGCCCCCAGCGGCGCCTGCTCAAAACCCAGCGATCACGCTGCTGGCAACACTACAGCGGGATGCGAGGCTGATTGATCTGATTTATGAGAATCTCGATCAGTATCAGGATGCCCAAGTGGGAGCGGCGGCACGTCCGTGTCTGAAACAGTGCCGTCAATCACTCGATCGCATTCTGAAGATCGAAAAGCTCGTTCCTGCGAACGAGAGCGAATCCGTCGAGGTCCCCCCCAACGCCTCGGTCGCCCGTTTCCGCTGGATCGGTGAGTCGTCAGCGAGTGCAGCGGCCACGGCGAAACTCGTCCACCCCGGCTGGCAGGCCGCCGCGATTCAACTTCCTCAATGGAGTGGCCAAGCTGCAGACGCGGAAATCATTGCTCCCGCCCAAGTGAGCGCTTCGTAG
- a CDS encoding aminotransferase class I/II-fold pyridoxal phosphate-dependent enzyme, protein MSDTFDPDTPNIDAPAIGTPTTDPVPAAFEVKFASRVDRLPPYMFGRINNSLYQKRRAGDDVIDLGMGNPSDPPDPVVIQKLTDAAADVGNHGYSKSNGITNLRREVANKYDRKYGVQLDPESEIISCLGSKEGFSHMCLALMGPGDTAIIPSPYFPVHMYGVILASGNVVALDVADPDKFLSNVAYTCENLTPRPKVLIVNYPHNPSSAVVEPDFFIEVVRLAKKYGLLVIHDFAYADVAFDGYTPPSFLAAPGAKEVGVEFTTMSKGYNMAGWRVGFCAGNSEMVRGLGTIKGYYDYGMFQAIQIAAIVALRDTEPNVLQQSEIYQGRRDVLVSGLRRLGWNVQSPKAGMFVWAQVPEPWRSSMSTMDFAMKLLEEGNVAVSPGSGFGAAGEGYLRMSLVENEHRLRQAVRQIGKCLATPRTKPETVGT, encoded by the coding sequence ATGAGTGACACTTTCGATCCCGATACGCCAAATATCGACGCGCCCGCGATTGGTACGCCCACCACCGACCCGGTTCCTGCGGCGTTCGAGGTCAAATTTGCGTCACGGGTCGATCGGCTGCCGCCCTACATGTTTGGGCGAATCAACAATTCGTTGTATCAAAAACGCCGTGCTGGCGACGACGTGATTGACCTGGGGATGGGGAATCCTTCCGATCCACCGGATCCCGTGGTCATTCAAAAGCTCACCGATGCAGCGGCCGATGTCGGCAACCATGGGTACAGCAAATCCAATGGGATCACGAATCTGCGCCGTGAGGTGGCCAACAAGTACGACCGGAAGTACGGCGTGCAGCTCGATCCCGAGTCAGAAATCATCTCTTGCTTAGGCAGCAAGGAGGGTTTCTCGCATATGTGCTTGGCTCTGATGGGGCCTGGCGACACCGCGATCATTCCATCGCCGTATTTTCCCGTCCACATGTATGGCGTGATATTGGCATCGGGTAATGTCGTGGCCCTCGATGTTGCTGACCCAGATAAATTCCTCAGCAATGTGGCTTACACTTGCGAAAACCTGACGCCACGGCCCAAGGTGCTGATTGTCAACTACCCGCACAATCCATCTTCGGCGGTAGTGGAGCCAGACTTCTTTATCGAAGTCGTTCGGCTGGCCAAAAAGTACGGCTTGCTGGTGATTCATGATTTCGCTTATGCGGACGTTGCCTTTGACGGCTATACACCACCGAGTTTCTTGGCGGCTCCTGGTGCAAAGGAAGTCGGCGTGGAATTCACGACCATGAGCAAGGGATACAACATGGCGGGGTGGCGGGTCGGATTCTGCGCCGGTAACTCGGAGATGGTGCGCGGACTCGGCACGATCAAGGGTTATTACGACTATGGCATGTTTCAAGCAATTCAAATCGCCGCCATCGTGGCGCTTCGGGATACGGAACCGAATGTGCTACAGCAATCGGAAATCTACCAAGGCCGTCGTGACGTCTTGGTCAGTGGTCTGCGGCGATTGGGTTGGAATGTTCAGTCGCCCAAAGCGGGCATGTTCGTGTGGGCCCAAGTTCCCGAACCCTGGCGCAGCTCGATGAGCACGATGGATTTTGCGATGAAACTGCTCGAAGAAGGCAATGTCGCCGTCAGCCCCGGCAGTGGTTTCGGCGCCGCCGGGGAAGGCTACCTGCGGATGTCGCTGGTCGAAAACGAACATCGTTTGCGGCAAGCCGTCCGTCAGATTGGCAAATGTTTAGCCACGCCTAGGACGAAGCCAGAAACGGTTGGTACTTAA
- a CDS encoding FtsX-like permease family protein, which produces MSRTPLAWKNLVHEPRRLLLASAGVGFAAVLMFTQNGFRNALLDSPVQLIEWMDCDLVATSTARYMLPVNQRFPRDLLRRAMSDPAVTAAEPLLIERLMARVRVAGQRARPIRVISVPDQSGWLAIPGLHEQRQKLQPPGTALIDRKTRSQYGFQFDRHGNPLPQIVEVAGKRIHLVGSATIGTDFANEGSLLIRESEFARYFPVRGNGRPLEVVDVGMFQIDEAADPVAVAERLTSLAPDLWKVVRRADLAQKEKKFWSEQTPVGAIFFIGTVMGFVVGVIICYQILYTSLQDAMPEFATLKAMGYPNRYFVGVVVRQAIFLSWFGFVPAVIVTLSLFWALENYSGLPMRLTMDRAATVLVLTTSMCLISGLLALRKLIRADPASLF; this is translated from the coding sequence ATGAGTCGCACACCACTGGCCTGGAAAAATCTCGTCCACGAACCCCGCCGGTTGCTGTTGGCGTCGGCGGGCGTCGGCTTCGCCGCCGTACTGATGTTCACGCAGAACGGGTTTCGAAATGCGTTGCTGGACAGCCCCGTGCAGTTGATCGAGTGGATGGATTGCGATCTCGTGGCGACCAGCACGGCGCGGTACATGCTTCCGGTGAACCAGCGGTTTCCACGCGATTTGCTCCGCCGGGCCATGTCCGATCCCGCCGTGACCGCCGCCGAGCCGCTGCTGATCGAACGCTTGATGGCTCGTGTTCGCGTCGCCGGACAGCGGGCTCGCCCGATTCGTGTCATTTCGGTACCGGACCAATCGGGCTGGTTGGCGATTCCCGGGTTGCACGAGCAGCGGCAGAAACTGCAGCCGCCCGGAACCGCTCTGATCGACCGTAAAACCCGCTCACAGTATGGATTCCAATTCGATCGACACGGCAATCCGCTCCCGCAGATAGTGGAAGTCGCCGGAAAACGGATCCATTTGGTCGGCAGCGCGACAATCGGGACCGACTTTGCTAACGAAGGCTCGCTACTGATTCGAGAAAGCGAGTTCGCCAGGTATTTTCCCGTTCGCGGGAATGGTCGACCACTGGAGGTGGTGGATGTCGGTATGTTTCAGATTGATGAGGCCGCTGATCCGGTTGCCGTTGCCGAGCGTTTGACGAGTTTAGCACCCGATCTCTGGAAGGTGGTTCGCCGCGCCGATCTCGCGCAGAAAGAGAAAAAGTTCTGGAGCGAGCAAACGCCCGTGGGCGCGATCTTCTTCATCGGTACCGTGATGGGATTCGTCGTCGGCGTGATCATCTGTTACCAGATCCTGTACACGAGTCTGCAAGACGCGATGCCCGAGTTTGCTACGCTCAAGGCAATGGGATACCCCAATCGCTACTTCGTGGGCGTGGTCGTTCGGCAAGCGATTTTCTTGTCCTGGTTCGGCTTCGTCCCCGCCGTGATCGTGACGCTGAGTTTGTTCTGGGCACTGGAAAACTACTCAGGATTACCGATGCGGCTGACCATGGATCGCGCTGCCACCGTGCTCGTCTTGACCACCTCGATGTGCTTGATCAGTGGTCTGTTGGCCCTGCGAAAACTCATCCGAGCCGATCCGGCAAGCCTGTTTTGA
- a CDS encoding HTTM domain-containing protein encodes MTSLISHLNRAYDRFLFGSCNPLTCVLVRVTYAALLIVYVGVWMLDGTKWFSDAGVLQAATAQVLSPTPAESIFQWIPSTPWVINTCLGILMLQSVCLLLGIYSRFQAACIFVWLVSFQYRNPLILDGEDTVFRLFAFCLIFMSTDYAWSLSRRWRRPPLSLVDAVSQSWGLRLMQIHVVLIYASAAWNKLLGPTWQDGSAMFYVYQMEDLFGRGPLPISVLESEFMVRTVTWAVLVVESILPIALCVRRTRFVAVGVGIMLHLSMEYAMNLFLFQWIMIVGLLSFVDVRRDRAPSDCRT; translated from the coding sequence ATGACCTCTTTGATCTCGCACCTGAATCGTGCCTACGACCGTTTCCTGTTCGGATCCTGCAATCCACTGACATGTGTACTCGTGCGCGTGACGTACGCGGCGTTGTTGATCGTCTATGTCGGCGTCTGGATGCTCGATGGGACGAAATGGTTCTCCGACGCCGGAGTATTGCAGGCCGCCACCGCTCAGGTACTCTCGCCCACCCCTGCGGAATCGATCTTTCAGTGGATCCCGTCCACTCCCTGGGTCATTAATACCTGCTTAGGGATTTTGATGCTGCAGAGTGTGTGCCTGCTGTTGGGAATTTACTCTCGTTTCCAAGCGGCATGTATCTTCGTGTGGCTGGTGTCGTTTCAATATCGCAACCCGCTGATTCTCGATGGCGAAGATACCGTATTCCGATTGTTTGCCTTTTGCTTGATCTTTATGTCGACGGACTACGCATGGTCGTTGAGTCGGCGTTGGCGGCGACCTCCGTTGTCTTTAGTCGACGCGGTCAGTCAGTCTTGGGGACTGAGATTAATGCAGATTCATGTGGTCCTGATCTACGCCTCAGCGGCCTGGAACAAACTCCTCGGCCCCACATGGCAGGATGGATCGGCCATGTTTTATGTCTATCAAATGGAGGATTTGTTTGGTCGGGGCCCCCTACCGATTTCCGTACTCGAGAGCGAATTCATGGTCCGCACGGTCACCTGGGCGGTACTGGTCGTCGAGTCCATCCTACCAATCGCCTTGTGTGTTCGCCGAACGCGTTTCGTGGCGGTAGGCGTTGGCATCATGCTGCACCTGAGTATGGAGTACGCAATGAATTTATTCTTGTTTCAATGGATCATGATTGTCGGTCTGCTATCGTTTGTTGATGTGCGTCGTGACCGTGCGCCGTCGGATTGTCGAACATGA
- a CDS encoding PH domain-containing protein has product MSESEPLHPSADDPRFGDETRDAASNPASANMPQASPSADATRPASPRDRFEQQIASRRDNLDDHDPEETLWSGGYSSKAMTGWWIVLIVLSIALLVGCFMFTQLTLVMTMSIIVIMWVFVAGNYARMRLGYHYELTSQRFIHKTGLLSRRSDRIEVIDIDDVSYEQGPVQRLLGVGTIHITSSDRSDPELSLVGIDKVSQVAGLIDDVRRNERRRRSLHIESI; this is encoded by the coding sequence ATGAGCGAATCAGAGCCCCTCCACCCATCCGCCGACGACCCTCGTTTTGGCGATGAAACACGCGATGCGGCAAGCAATCCAGCGTCCGCGAACATGCCGCAGGCGTCGCCATCTGCGGACGCGACGCGGCCGGCATCACCCCGTGACCGTTTTGAGCAACAGATCGCCAGCCGCCGCGACAACCTCGATGATCATGATCCAGAGGAAACATTATGGAGCGGTGGTTACAGCTCCAAGGCCATGACAGGATGGTGGATTGTGTTGATTGTGTTGTCCATCGCGCTGCTCGTTGGCTGTTTCATGTTCACCCAACTGACCCTCGTGATGACGATGAGTATCATCGTGATCATGTGGGTCTTCGTAGCGGGCAACTACGCCCGCATGCGACTGGGGTACCATTACGAATTGACCAGCCAGCGATTCATTCATAAAACGGGGTTGCTCAGCCGGCGCAGCGATCGCATTGAAGTGATCGATATCGACGATGTCAGTTACGAGCAAGGCCCAGTGCAACGCCTTCTGGGAGTCGGCACGATCCATATCACCAGTTCGGACCGCAGCGACCCAGAATTGAGCTTGGTTGGCATCGATAAAGTCAGTCAGGTGGCAGGACTGATCGACGACGTACGCCGCAACGAACGCCGTCGCCGCAGCCTGCATATCGAATCCATCTGA
- a CDS encoding chloride channel protein, whose translation MDRVRQLFKHNELHSLGKWILLASLVGIVAGLGAIVFDVLGQTVTRYTLTQFAGFTPLEAAGEHARYAHVTQSLSPWILVAIMTLGGLVSGMIVFKFAPEAEGHGTDAAIDAFHNKGGRVRAIVPIVKTIASAITLGTGGSGGREGPIAQIGSGFGAWLGTKLKLSGRERRIMLAAGMGAGIGAIFRAPLAGAVFAGEILYSDADLEADVIVPAAAASIIAYSVYVQSLPADVRFVPIFGAELQHKFVSPLELLAYLVLAVVLVIVGALYVRTFYGTQKLFHQLPVIPHVRPAIGAAIAGLIGIALLQIFLDQPAILGVLGTGYGTLQIALTAAGSLGIPLLIVVALMKIVTTSLTIGSGGSAGVFGPSMVIGGCTGAAVGLTMQQFFPNLVSEPETFAVVGMAGFFSGIARAPISTIIMVRALTGDFGLLVPTMLVTTSTFVMSHRFRLYQKQVPTRMDSMAHRGDFIIDVLEGLQVKDIFNPDRKVTRIPEGMTVEDIVHHLAYSSQNYFPVVNSDDKMVGIFCDDDVRGYLYDESLWKLAVARDIMIDKFLSVAPDDDLNTALLRFTSHDLDELPVLDPEQPGVLMGMLRRRETIAAYNQRVMELKRDSKEDDEVVS comes from the coding sequence GTGGACCGCGTTCGCCAACTGTTCAAACACAATGAACTCCATTCGCTCGGGAAGTGGATCTTGCTGGCGTCTCTAGTGGGCATTGTGGCGGGATTGGGTGCGATCGTCTTTGACGTCCTCGGCCAGACCGTGACGCGGTACACGCTGACCCAATTTGCTGGGTTCACGCCTCTGGAGGCTGCCGGCGAACATGCTCGCTACGCTCACGTGACGCAGTCGTTGTCGCCTTGGATCCTGGTGGCCATCATGACCCTAGGGGGACTGGTGTCCGGGATGATTGTGTTTAAGTTTGCTCCTGAAGCGGAAGGACACGGTACGGATGCTGCGATTGACGCGTTTCATAATAAGGGTGGACGTGTCCGGGCGATCGTCCCGATTGTCAAGACGATCGCCTCGGCGATCACACTGGGAACCGGCGGGTCGGGCGGTCGTGAAGGGCCCATTGCTCAGATCGGTTCGGGATTCGGGGCGTGGCTTGGCACGAAGCTGAAACTCTCCGGTCGCGAGCGGCGGATTATGCTGGCCGCTGGGATGGGCGCAGGAATCGGCGCGATCTTTCGGGCCCCTTTGGCAGGTGCTGTGTTTGCAGGCGAGATCCTCTACAGCGATGCTGATTTGGAAGCCGATGTCATCGTCCCAGCGGCGGCTGCATCGATTATTGCTTACAGCGTTTACGTTCAATCGCTTCCTGCAGACGTACGTTTTGTGCCGATCTTTGGTGCCGAGCTGCAACACAAGTTTGTCTCGCCCCTGGAACTACTCGCCTACCTCGTCTTGGCGGTGGTGCTCGTAATCGTCGGTGCCCTCTACGTGAGGACTTTCTACGGCACGCAGAAACTGTTTCATCAACTTCCGGTCATTCCTCACGTTCGCCCTGCCATTGGTGCGGCGATTGCCGGTTTGATTGGCATCGCGTTGCTGCAAATTTTCTTGGACCAGCCAGCTATTTTGGGCGTGTTGGGCACCGGTTACGGCACCTTGCAGATTGCCCTGACCGCAGCGGGGAGTCTTGGAATTCCGTTGTTGATTGTCGTCGCGCTCATGAAAATTGTGACGACGTCGCTGACGATCGGATCGGGCGGTTCGGCCGGGGTATTCGGGCCTTCCATGGTCATTGGCGGTTGTACCGGCGCAGCGGTTGGCTTGACCATGCAACAGTTTTTTCCAAATCTCGTGTCGGAACCGGAAACGTTCGCGGTCGTCGGCATGGCTGGTTTCTTCTCCGGCATCGCCCGGGCGCCGATTTCAACGATCATCATGGTCCGCGCTCTGACCGGTGACTTTGGGTTGCTGGTGCCAACCATGCTCGTGACCACATCGACCTTCGTGATGAGCCATCGCTTTCGGCTGTATCAGAAACAAGTTCCTACGCGAATGGACTCCATGGCTCACCGTGGGGACTTTATCATCGACGTCTTAGAGGGTTTGCAGGTCAAAGACATATTTAACCCCGATCGCAAAGTCACCAGGATTCCTGAAGGCATGACCGTCGAAGACATTGTCCATCATCTGGCGTACAGCAGCCAAAATTATTTCCCGGTTGTTAATAGTGATGACAAGATGGTCGGTATTTTTTGCGACGATGATGTGCGTGGGTACCTCTACGATGAAAGTCTTTGGAAGCTCGCCGTCGCGCGAGATATCATGATTGACAAATTCCTGTCGGTCGCACCCGATGATGATCTCAACACCGCCCTGCTCCGGTTCACCTCGCACGACCTCGACGAGCTACCGGTGCTCGATCCCGAGCAACCCGGCGTGCTGATGGGGATGCTTCGTCGCCGCGAAACCATCGCAGCGTATAATCAGCGGGTGATGGAACTCAAACGTGATTCCAAAGAGGACGACGAAGTGGTTTCTTAG
- a CDS encoding NAD(P)H-hydrate epimerase, translating to MTLSASIPLADAQQRNWPSFSVAQSRNVDRLAIERFGISGIELMRNAGKACAERLLRDLPESAPATMILAGAGNNGGDGYVIAKCLAEANRSVFVVSLVPISKLSGDAKLSHEDATAEGVLIEQADAVGITARINEHDGMIVDCMLGTGSQGAPRSPFAEAILAANQKIGLRRVAIDLPSGLDGDTGEPAEPTFQADLTLTFVAPKTGITRATAASWTGGIEIIDIGIPLELKRQLGLPG from the coding sequence ATGACTTTATCTGCGTCTATTCCACTTGCCGACGCCCAACAGCGAAACTGGCCCTCGTTCTCGGTCGCTCAGTCGCGCAACGTCGACCGCTTGGCGATTGAGCGGTTCGGAATTTCTGGAATCGAATTGATGCGAAACGCAGGCAAGGCCTGTGCTGAACGCCTCCTGCGAGACCTTCCTGAGTCTGCGCCGGCAACGATGATCTTGGCCGGGGCGGGCAACAATGGCGGCGATGGCTACGTGATCGCGAAATGTCTCGCCGAGGCGAACCGGTCAGTATTCGTTGTTTCGCTGGTGCCAATCTCAAAACTATCGGGAGACGCCAAACTCAGTCATGAGGACGCCACTGCCGAGGGGGTGTTGATCGAACAGGCAGATGCTGTAGGAATCACCGCACGAATCAACGAGCATGACGGCATGATCGTCGATTGCATGCTCGGAACGGGGTCTCAGGGCGCACCTCGGAGTCCGTTTGCTGAAGCGATCCTCGCCGCCAATCAGAAGATTGGACTGCGGCGAGTGGCGATCGACCTGCCCTCAGGTCTCGATGGCGACACCGGAGAACCAGCGGAGCCGACCTTTCAGGCAGACTTGACGCTGACATTTGTAGCTCCCAAAACGGGGATAACGCGCGCCACGGCAGCGTCTTGGACGGGCGGAATTGAGATTATTGATATCGGCATCCCCCTCGAATTGAAACGGCAACTGGGGCTCCCCGGATAG